One window from the genome of Paraneptunicella aestuarii encodes:
- the fliH gene encoding flagellar assembly protein FliH, with amino-acid sequence MITARTLDEQLAEEAKSWELPIVDKKLYKGTHQTNALNRTEEWKYEPPEEEVVILPPTAEEIEEIRRAAYEEGFSQGQQEGMEKGYQEGLEKGQQEGHQQGLEAGHAEGLEQGQSEIAEQVAIWQQLMTTLHNPIASMERELQKELVALSVSLARSVVRHEVKTNSDIIFQALADGLKVLPIRENAYQIRMHPEDIELVKTQFSDEDIERHNWIFVEAPELSRGGCDIMTDNNAVDVTVERRCRDVLDRFLQEQGLSSEQVSE; translated from the coding sequence ATGATAACCGCAAGAACCTTGGATGAACAATTGGCTGAAGAAGCCAAATCTTGGGAACTCCCTATTGTCGATAAAAAGCTATATAAGGGCACACATCAGACCAATGCCTTGAACCGTACAGAGGAATGGAAGTATGAACCCCCCGAGGAGGAAGTGGTTATTCTTCCTCCTACTGCCGAAGAAATTGAAGAAATTCGCCGTGCAGCCTATGAGGAAGGTTTTTCCCAGGGGCAGCAGGAAGGCATGGAAAAGGGGTATCAGGAAGGATTAGAAAAAGGTCAGCAGGAAGGTCATCAACAAGGTCTGGAAGCGGGTCATGCGGAAGGATTAGAACAAGGACAAAGCGAAATTGCTGAGCAAGTGGCTATTTGGCAACAGCTAATGACCACACTACACAATCCGATTGCATCAATGGAACGTGAACTGCAAAAAGAATTGGTGGCGCTTTCTGTAAGCTTGGCAAGATCTGTGGTTCGCCATGAAGTTAAAACCAATTCAGATATTATTTTTCAGGCATTAGCCGACGGTTTGAAAGTCCTTCCCATTCGAGAGAACGCCTACCAAATTCGTATGCATCCGGAAGATATTGAGTTAGTGAAAACACAGTTTTCAGATGAAGACATTGAGCGCCACAATTGGATATTCGTGGAAGCGCCTGAACTTTCGCGTGGTGGCTGCGACATTATGACCGACAACAATGCGGTTGATGTCACTGTTGAAAGACGTTGTCGTGACGTGTTGGACAGATTCTTGCAAGAGCAAGGATTATCGTCTGAGCAAGTGTCGGAATAA